In Nitrosopumilaceae archaeon, the following proteins share a genomic window:
- a CDS encoding DUF99 family protein gives MNHLHIEKKGLRGLAIAESFQEKDKLSKLAGVVMRRDFIIDGFVFGQTTIEGNDATDSILQMYKKLHRDDVSFLMISGLIISMYNIVDIKKIWNEIKIPVIGVTYENSKGIEDAIKFHFPDSYKSKIKEYHNLGERTKFMLHTGHDLYVRIEGCTIHETKNLLDAFTLQGSIPEPLRVAQLLARTKM, from the coding sequence ATGAATCATCTTCACATTGAAAAAAAAGGCTTACGTGGACTTGCTATAGCAGAAAGTTTTCAAGAAAAAGACAAACTATCTAAACTTGCAGGTGTTGTTATGAGACGAGATTTTATCATTGACGGTTTTGTTTTTGGTCAAACCACTATAGAAGGAAATGATGCAACCGATTCTATATTACAAATGTACAAAAAATTACACAGAGACGATGTAAGTTTTCTTATGATTTCAGGATTAATTATTTCAATGTATAACATAGTAGATATTAAAAAAATCTGGAATGAAATAAAAATTCCAGTAATTGGTGTTACGTATGAAAATTCAAAGGGAATAGAAGATGCAATAAAATTTCACTTCCCAGATTCTTATAAATCAAAAATTAAAGAATATCATAATCTTGGTGAGAGAACCAAATTTATGCTTCATACTGGGCATGATTTGTATGTCAGAATTGAAGGTTGTACCATACACGAAACTAAAAATCTGTTAGATGCATTTACTCTTCAAGGTTCTATACCAGAACCACTTAGAGTCGCTCAATTACTTGCAAGAACAAAGATGTAG